The DNA window TGCTCTGCCTTAGTCTAGTTTCAAGCTGGTTTTGTTTCTTGTTAGCGCGAATGATATCGAAACTCCACAAGCaagtcaatcaatcaatcgCGTCAACCTTTCAGTTACTGTGTGTGGTTCAATCTCTGATCTCTGAACTCTGTCTCCCTGCTCCCTGTGTGAACACGAGAGTCTTCTATTATTTACGCGTATTAGTCTTATAGATGCTGGTCAATTTATCTTTTTGGCATTGCTATTCgttcgtgtgtgtgtgggtacTGAGTTAAATCTTTATGAGATGTATGCAGGCACGGCGATCATCTGAAAAATAACGAACCAGACTTTGAAACGGCATATATCGCTGGCTGGGCTAAACGAGGATCCCGCGGGACTCTGTCCTAATTAGGTGTACTTTTTGTCTTTGTATTACGGAGGAGGAGTGACACATTCGTTCGAGAACTGAACTACAAATTGTCCTACAACATTGTGGTAGCCTTGTGTGAGATCGATTGTGAGACGTCCACACAAAATGTCTAACTCCTACCTCGTATCACAGGCTTACATGCACCCTATGTACAAATTAAAGAGACAAACACGCCCAAAATGTTCGATTTTGGAATCGTTAGAAAAAAATGAGATGCAGGATGAACAAACAAGTCAATATTTcattgcattaaaatcactTTTGGAGACTAAAAACCTACGTTTGTACAAACAAACTTGTTTATGCGTTGATTGTGAAAATAATCTATTGAATATTTCTAATGACACAAAAGTCATTTGAACGCGTGTTTATATAGTTTTCTGTATTGTCTGTTCACAAgaactttgtttttaaataatgcaTTCTTCAATACAATGGCCACTTATCTACACTGAATATGCATTGAAGTCGACTACTACTAGCACTAACTTATCGGTAGATTGGCATCCACATCCTGGAGTGGAGTAGTTTACAACGATGCAGCTCGGCAATAAAGTTAAGTTGTGTCTCTGATGCTTGCCTTCTGAAATCGATCATATTGAGGTATTTGATTCGCCCGACTTAGCAGTTAGCCGACAATATTTGAGAACTGAGCTTCCTGTGGCCCTATCGGATAGAGGCAGGTGGTGCGGGCTTTTTCATGGGGTTGAGTGTGGGTGAAGTGTGTCAATGAGTAAGTGAAGCTTAGAtggatgtgtgtgtttgagttTAGTGCATGTGGAAGCGGGGAAGGATCTTAGTTGTTCGCTTAGCTATTTAACAGATAATTACCTTATCATCATTGTCCGACTCTTCATTACTCCCCACCTCGCTCCCATTTTCCGAGCCGTCCTTGACGGCCGCCTTGATAGTCTTTTCCTGCCGATCCATGGCGCTACTACGATGGCGCGTCTTCTTCCACGAATAGTAGTATTTCACAAGACTGGCAATCGACTTGTCTGGGAGCTGCAAACAACAGAGATTGTGGGTGTTATTAAGACGCCTAAACGACGTTCACCTCTAAGCATTAACTCACCATCTGGCGGATGCGGTGGAAGCTCTTCCCGTGAAACTGGAAAGCCTGCTCAAACAGAACCTTGTCCTCAATGGTCCACTCGTCAGGGAAGGGCGTGAAGTTGGCCAGATCCATCACTGCTCGTTCCAGATCGTGTTTATGCCAAAAGAGCATGCCCAGGGCTTGTTCGCCGTTGTATCCGTACTTTTCCTTAGCCACTGAGATGTATTCCTCCACtgttttcataaataaatatattttagtagATTCTCGTCAGTTAAATAGCTCTCAGGTGACATAGGCGTCACTGTAAGCAGAATAGAGTCGTACGTTTTAAGTCCGGGATCTCCTTTGTGGGCGACCAAACCAAGAGGGCACGCTCATTCATCAGCTCCGGGCGACGCTCCACCTCGGGAACAAGGGGCGGGCACACTGCCTGATAATCGCGGCCGACACGAATCTTTTCTATAAAAAGGAGCACAAAATAGAAAATGATCATATTTTCCCTACTTTAAATCACTTGCCTTCATACTCCGACTGCTTTGCCTTCGACTTGCCATTCCGCTTTGTGGctgtgaattaaaaaaaaaaattggatgaAGTTATCCTTGTGATTGGATCCATTCAAAGGCGCTTACAGTTATCATCGTCAGAGCTCTCCGGCGTTCCCGCCCCAGGCACGGCCGTGGCGGCCTTATCAATGGCTGCCGCATTTGCCGAGTTGCCACCGCCCGGTCCACCACCGCCGCTGGAAAGGCTGGTGCTGTTGGCCACGCCACCCACGGCGGTGGTGTGAGTGTTTGGGCTGGGGCCGCGCGAGCGTCGTCCGTTCCGCACCACGTCCGTGGTGTTGCGTTCGGCCAGCACCATCTTGTCCCGTATGAGCTGGGCCCGCTTGTTTTGTTTCTCCAGGGTGCTGACTGTTGCCGCGGCCTACGGATCTGAATAGGAGCACTGCGAAAAGAAGGATCTCGATTACAACAGCGAAAAGTACACCAAGTGGAAATCAAACGACTCGCTCGCAGCGCGTTTGGCGAGTGTGCGCCTGCCAGCGGCACTCGGCCCGCAACGACCGTAGCCGTGCGCTGACAAACAGATACCGATGTGTTTTAGCTATGTATGTGTGAAAAAGGGTGCGTGTGTGCGGGTACGCGGCGTTCGTGAGAGCACGGCTGTGTGAGTGCGTTGGATGGCCAAGCCAGCTGAGATGCCCAAGGATGGCCTGGATTCACTGAAAGGAAGTGCTGTGGAGGTGACCCTTTAATTACCTGACTATCTGGCCCGGAGGCAGGCGAACACTCGGGCGGAGAGCCGCGGAACCGGATTAAAAAAGCGCGTTCACTGCCTCTTGAGAGAAAAGGGCCGCTTTCGCCTTCGCTTACGTAGTTTCACGTTCGCCAGGCGTCGATTACAAGGCTCCCGGCCCGCTTGCAGTCCCTCCGGTGGACACTTTCCCTAGACGCAAGGCACAGGACGCAAAGCACTGTTCCGCGTTAGCGACGGGGTGTTGCGCGCAGGTAAATGAAACCCAAACTGAAACGCGAAAAAACTCGCTCGCGTACGATGATTCTCAGTCGGTCGGCACAGCGCACTTTGCCGCTGACGACCGTAGCGTAGCTTTGTCTGTCGGTTGAACAGATTTTTTTATCCAGCCAAATGACTTCGGCGGGTTTTACTTAATCTGTCTTTAGCATGCACAAACGAAAACACCTAAATGGCTTTACTAATTCGCTTAAATTGCTGACTTTACCGCAGCAATGACAGATATTTTCACgaatgtttaaaattaatttaaactgGCTGTGGAAGCCACGGTTGCAAGGGATACATTGAAACTATCGATAAACAGTCATTGATATTCAAGTGGCGCTGACATTGTTGCCACTCGTGTGGGTCCATAGCCTTGCCACATCCCAATGCCCATAGCCTTGCCGACAGCGGCAGAAATGTGAAATTTgcagttatttaaaaaaaaaatggaagaatATGTATTTCCAAAAGTTGAAACGCCTATATGCCTAAGTATTggcttttaataatttgtgaTCTTATACAATTCAACAAGCTGGCAGCACCGCGATGGTCCCCGAGCTATCGGAGTATCGAAAAACAGCGGGCTCCGCAGTTTTCCGCAAGGTGGCGCAGAGTTAACGACCGACTTTTTTCTATACTCAGAGCTAAGCTATAGCAAGTGCAAACCGAGTCCTAAAGACAACGCAATGGCTGCTAGATTCATACAGAAAATTGTAAGGAAGTGTGTAGATTTAAGCGTCCAGCGCTTGCCATTTATCCCCGTAACCGAGAACCTCTTGTACGGCCAGGACAGCAGCTGATTACGTGCTGGTCGTTGGCTAAAAATAATAGCGAACTCCACTAACATTGCGATTTTGTTTTTCGTATGAACGGTCCTTGCCAAAATTATGAATTCGTCGACCCTCctccaacaaaaacaaaccacCGACAACAACACATTACGCAAAACACTTGCAGCTTAATCAATTGGGTCTGACCGCTGCGCGTGATGCGACAGGAGCGTCTTCGACACTCCAAGCCCAGGTTCGTTCTCCTTTCTCCAGAGAAGACAAGCAGCCGTGGCCGTAGCAGGAGCCGCAACCGGATCTGCTCTGCCCGCAATCTGCCAGGATCCCTTATCCGTCCTGTGAAAAAGCGCATGAAAAGCGCTCCCTTTACATAACACACACTGTTCTCCCTCGGTCtcgctctcgctctctcgttgCGTGGTCGATACCGATAACTAGTGTCGCGTGCGAAGGGGGTGGTAGGTGCCCCGGGCGCCACCAACCCACCGTCGTCCACTTACGAAGATCAGATTTCGGCGATTGCCACTCAAAGCTGGCCTTATCAATCCGGAAGGCCAGCTGCGATCTAACCTCAACATTAGCGGTAGATGAGGAGGCAGAGCTAGATGCGCGGGACGGGCTGCAACAGCTGCGACTGCCaatgctgttgttgttttgcacGACGGCTTATGTAATGCTGGGCATACGGCGCGACGCTGCCCGTATATGTAGAGCTGTAGAgatgtgtgtttgtttgttgtttgttgccCCGCGAAGTATTCCAGAACCACCCGTGAAAGCTTACTGAATTTTACACACCCTGTTCCATTCAATAATTGCAGGTCAACACAACCCCCGCTGCCAGCCGTGGCTACTCCTCCGGGACCAAGAAGGTCACGTTGATTCCTGGCGATGGCATCGGACCTGAGATCTCCGCGGCTGTCCAGAAGATCTTCACGGCTGCCAATGTGCCCATCGAGTGGGAGGCCGTCGACGTTACACCCGTTCGGGTAAGTCCTTTTGGGAATTTTCCAGACTTTTGTCtgatattaaatttaaacatttttctcTAGAGAGGTGGCAACTCTAAACAATAGGTTCACATATTGGGcgggcaaaaattaaaaaaatgaaaatatataaatcatTTCCAAAGTGGTCCAGGTCGACACTAGGTGTGCACGTTCATAGATATGGAGCCATCAAATTATGGTAGTAGTTTTAGTTTTGCCTTTTTATCCCGGATTTGTTCGGAAACCCTGTTAGGGTGTCCACCGCAACCAGCAACTCTTCCAAAGGGGTCCAGGGACAATTAAAGTCGCCAACCTCTGATTAAAAACATTATGTAaagaagactcgaaagaaatTAGTCAGCCAGAGATAGCGAAAAACAGTGATTAGATCAGTAGTTATTTAACATGGAAACTTCAAACTAAATTAAAGCCTTAAGTTACTTGTTATTCGACAACTTAATAGTTAAACTGCCACTGTAAAATATAACATTCTTAAGGTAGCTGAAAGCTATTGTCCGAAGTTCAGGATAAGTTCTTTTTCCTTTAGCACACATGGGTAAATTTAACGGAGATAAAACATGATTAAAGTATAAGCCCTATACTCTAACTAATAAACTCCGAATCTTTGTTTTGAATAGGGTCCCGATGGCAAGTTCGGCATTCCACAAGCCGCCATTGACTCCGTCAACACGAACAAGATCGGCCTGAAGGGCCCACTCATGACGCCAGTCGGCAAGGGTCACCGCTCCCTGAACCTGGCCCTGCGCAAGGAGTTCAACCTTTACGCTAACGTACGTCCCTGCCGCAGCCTCGAGGGCTACAAGACGCTGTACGATGACGTGGACGTCGTCACCATCCGTGAAAACACTGAGGGTGAATACTCCGGTATCGAGCACGAGATCGTCGATGGCGTTGTCCAGAGCATAAAGCTTATTACCGAGGAGGCTTCCAAGCGAGTAGCCGAGTACGCCTTCCAGTACGCGAAAAACAACAACCGCAAGAAGGTGACTGTTGTGCACAAGGCGAACATTATGTAAGTGAGGCTCCCATCTTCGCGTAACTCCATTTAACCCATGCTTCTTCCTGCTTGACTAGGCGAATGTCCGACGGTCTCTTCCTACGTTGTGTCCGTGATATGGCCCAGAAGTTCCCTGAGATCCAGTTTGAGGAGCGGTATCTGGACACAGTTTGCCTTAACATGGTGCAAAACCCCGGCAAATACGACGTGCTGGTAAGTGTGATTAACTTCAAGGTTTTCTAGATGTAGATTCATCAATCAATTAAGATAAACCAGGCATAGGTACATGATTAATCCTACATATGTTCCATTTAAGGTCATGCCAAATTTGTACGGTGATATTCTGTCCGACATGTGCGCCGGTTTGGTTGGCGGTCTCGGCCTGACGCCCTCCGGGAACATGGGTCTCAACGGAGCACTCTTCGAGTCCGTGCATGGCACCGCTCCCGATATTGCCGGAAAGGATTTGGCCAACCCCACCGCCCTGCTGCTGTCGGCGGTGATGATGCTGCGCCACATGGAGCTCAACCCGTACGCTGACAAGATTGAACGGGCCGCCTTTGAAACCATCAAGGAGGGCAAGTACCTCACTGGAGATCTCGGTGGCCGCGCCAAATGCTCCGAGTTCACGAACGAGATCTGCGCCAAGCTGTAGGCGCCTCCATCGGACCGCCAACGCACCAAGCTGCAGCCAGCGTCGTCAACAACAACTGAACCGAGCAGATCACAGCCGAGGAACCACTAAGAAAAAAGTGCAGAGGGAGGAAGATGCAGTACGAACAACAACCACTGAACACTCGCCCCAAACCAAAAATATGTAGCAGCCACAACAGAAACCAGAACAGCAACCACACTCACAAGACTTGCCGCCAGTTTCTATCGTTAAATCCCTTaaaattttgccaaaatttcCCTCTTCCgacaaaaagtttaaaatggAAACTACCCAAAGTATTTTTATGTTCGAATACTtatgtatattatttaattttcttaggCCAAAAACGCAAgagttatatttttaaattttgcttGCATTAGTAAAGTATTTTTGAACCCATCCAATCAGCCCCTCGCGctattattgtttatataattaaaacgaacctaataatttgtattatttattgatGTTAGCCTTTTGAGTTAAGAATGAAAGTCCTAAATAACCACAATATGTAATCACTTGCATGTGCCGAAACACCTGTAGAAGGCAATTTGTTCTCAATTCGGTGTAAAACGATTGAAATGGAGGTCTGACTAGTTGAAAGTTGAGTGCGGACGGTtacaataattttattttacaaatacAATAAACAAGTGAAACTTATTCAAACCAAGGGAGTAAAACACAAAAGCTACGAAATTTAAAGCAATTGTTACTGATAATTAAGTAAAATATATTGCAAAAGCATTATGCAATTGTTAAAACTCAATAAaggaaactaaaaataaaaatagcacGAAGTATGTAGTATATATGAAGTAGTATATGATTGTGAAAACAATGATATATGATTgtgaaaaaaacaagaaaggtaagctaacttcgggcggagccgaagttgatatactctgcagctaaaaccggaaacatcggatatagttggccgatccttatgaatatatcattatataacaaatttattacaataaagctAAACaaatcccaagcttctatcttaaaaaataccaaagttggtattattaccaaataccatttcagatcgttcagttatattgatatagggtatagtcggccaatcgtTATGAATggttggtaggtcggatcaactaaccaaaaatataatctgtacaaaCTTTCaactttccatcttcaaaaacacgaaagttgggtcatttccgagtTAACCGATCCttatcaaattttttcaaatcccggcctttccgacttatatacgcgtgcaaaaaaaataagtgtgtgtgtaaagtttcaagtcaatagctttaaaactgagagacgagttcgcgtagaaacagacagaaggACAGGCAGACGGACAGgttcatatcaactcaggaggtgatcctgatcatgagtatatatactttatagggtcgcagatgtctccttcacggcgttgcacacttttggacaaaattacattaccctctgcaagggtataacaactAAAAAGTATACAGCATATTATGAAACATCATCAGAGTTTCGGGCTTAtattaatacaaatattaattattccTAGTTTGGAGTTGCAGGTTAGGTGAGGTTGAGCCGGCGATGCGGAGGCCAGTCACTGACCTCCCgaatccacttgagccgctggggctcttGTTATCCCGCAAGGGGACCCCACCCCATCCTATCTACTAAAGTGCCCAAAGGAATACTATCCTTCCCGACGCGGCTCGCGATCCAGCATTCCGGATGATGGCAACGAGTCCACGTGGAGCGATCTCAGTGAGGTCAGTTAGGTCCGTGAGTGTTTCTGCACCCAGGAGTTTGAGTCGCATGCTCCAAGCGCAGGGCAGTGGCACTGGAGGTGTGTGACTgtctcctcctcctctacATCCCCGCAGCTCCTCAAGTAATCATAGTGTgacaccgctagtctagccgcgtgcgTAATTTGGAGTTACAAGAAAGAAACAGATAGTAAAGCTAACATAGGGTTTCTGCCTATACACCCTTGTAATTAAATGATAAAGGtacttaataaatatatcaccCTAAAAGTACACGTATTCATGTATTTGAGATCTTGAATcggtatacatatgtatgtttgtagGAATGAATCTTTTTCTTCTCTACACATTATTTTTGGGAGAGCTGTTCCAATCTACCAATATTCATAGGGAATGGGCAACTGTACCGCATAGCTCCCACATAACTCAACTGAAGCTCGGAAACGACCCAACTTTGGTgcttttaaagataaaaattCCTACATACATATGTCAAACATATCAGATTTGGTATGAAATGTAAACtgccccttaagtggaagccCACTTAGCTTAAGCTAATTATAACTTACGTTCGCTTTAAAAACAGCCTTAACTTCAGATTACGGGTAGTAATAGCATATTTGTACATATTTGCACGTGTCgcctttatttatattttcgtCATTTTTCGGCTCACTTTACATAGTTTATTTAGCTTAGACACTGACAACTCTCACATACATTGTTATAGCCATTTTTATAAGGTATTTATTATTAAGGTAATTAAGGTaaactttgtttttcttcACACAAGAGAGTTTCTAGGTTCTATTTTCTGTGTTGAATGCTCGACTATATGTAAGTGTAGCTTTGGTGCCAGGCATCGGTCCACCGATGTTCCTCCCTCTTGAGTTCTGTTTATTTCAGAGCTGTCTGCTCTGTTACGCTCCGCAGTTTGATCTACTTGTTCGGACCTATTCTCTAGTTGTGAAGTCTCTTACGTGCTAGGTGATTCGCATTCCACTGTCATTCGCAATGCAGGGAACCCACTCTCGGCGTGGTTTAAGGTTTATCTTAGGGCTAGGAAACTAGGCTACTAAGCATCTGCATTTCAATTTGCACCTGCAGCAAGTGCTCGCGACGCGTCTGATCAATCAGCGTCTCTTCAGATCAATTCAACTAGCAATAGGCTCCGTACAACTactcaaaaataaattctgcAATCATTGCTGGGCCACCTTCACGACAGCACGACTCTTTTCGACCTTCCAGTTTAGCGACTCGAAACTTCTATCTTTGGGCTTTGAAGCTGCTGCTCTTGTCTTGATACGtctatttttatcaaaatttagGCTGCGATGGTTCTTTAGTtctttatattaattaatttagaaCATGAAGCTTGCTTTAATTGTTACCAGGGACTGCAATCATAATCGTTGTACATCGTGTGGTAATCATTATTTTATGAGTTTTACTTTTTTCATAaactaaaattattatttgacGAGTACTAAAAAAACTTATGAAATGATAACACAGACCGACAGCACACAATTTCGACTCATGATATTACTTGCTCCAAACCTTATTCCCTGAAT is part of the Drosophila bipectinata strain 14024-0381.07 chromosome XL, DbipHiC1v2, whole genome shotgun sequence genome and encodes:
- the Idh3a gene encoding probable isocitrate dehydrogenase [NAD] subunit alpha, mitochondrial isoform X1, which codes for MAARFIQKILNQLGLTAARDATGASSTLQAQVNTTPAASRGYSSGTKKVTLIPGDGIGPEISAAVQKIFTAANVPIEWEAVDVTPVRGPDGKFGIPQAAIDSVNTNKIGLKGPLMTPVGKGHRSLNLALRKEFNLYANVRPCRSLEGYKTLYDDVDVVTIRENTEGEYSGIEHEIVDGVVQSIKLITEEASKRVAEYAFQYAKNNNRKKVTVVHKANIMRMSDGLFLRCVRDMAQKFPEIQFEERYLDTVCLNMVQNPGKYDVLVMPNLYGDILSDMCAGLVGGLGLTPSGNMGLNGALFESVHGTAPDIAGKDLANPTALLLSAVMMLRHMELNPYADKIERAAFETIKEGKYLTGDLGGRAKCSEFTNEICAKL
- the CoRest gene encoding REST corepressor isoform X4, with amino-acid sequence MVLAERNTTDVVRNGRRSRGPSPNTHTTAVGGVANSTSLSSGGGGPGGGNSANAAAIDKAATAVPGAGTPESSDDDNSTKRNGKSKAKQSEYEEKIRVGRDYQAVCPPLVPEVERRPELMNERALLVWSPTKEIPDLKLEEYISVAKEKYGYNGEQALGMLFWHKHDLERAVMDLANFTPFPDEWTIEDKVLFEQAFQFHGKSFHRIRQMLPDKSIASLVKYYYSWKKTRHRSSAMDRQEKTIKAAVKDGSENGSEVGSNEESDNDDKMIAVPAYIS
- the Idh3a gene encoding probable isocitrate dehydrogenase [NAD] subunit alpha, mitochondrial isoform X2, yielding MAARFIQKIVNTTPAASRGYSSGTKKVTLIPGDGIGPEISAAVQKIFTAANVPIEWEAVDVTPVRGPDGKFGIPQAAIDSVNTNKIGLKGPLMTPVGKGHRSLNLALRKEFNLYANVRPCRSLEGYKTLYDDVDVVTIRENTEGEYSGIEHEIVDGVVQSIKLITEEASKRVAEYAFQYAKNNNRKKVTVVHKANIMRMSDGLFLRCVRDMAQKFPEIQFEERYLDTVCLNMVQNPGKYDVLVMPNLYGDILSDMCAGLVGGLGLTPSGNMGLNGALFESVHGTAPDIAGKDLANPTALLLSAVMMLRHMELNPYADKIERAAFETIKEGKYLTGDLGGRAKCSEFTNEICAKL